A single Oncorhynchus kisutch isolate 150728-3 linkage group LG19, Okis_V2, whole genome shotgun sequence DNA region contains:
- the irs1 gene encoding insulin receptor substrate 1-B isoform X2 produces MASPTTEEQGCFSDVRKVGYLRKPKSMHKRFFVLRAASTAGPSRLEYYENEKKWRHKSGLPKRSILLESCFNINKRTDSKNKYLVALYTKDEYFSIAADSEQEQDRWHQALVDLHNKGKVHDAAVGGSGMAEENYGEETMPGPAFKEVWQVILKPKGLGHTKNFIGIYRLCLTNKTISFVKLNSDAAAVVLQLMNIRRCGHSENFFFIEVGRSAVTGPGEFWMQVDDSVVAQNMHETILEAMKAMSEEFRPRSKSHSSSNCSNPISVPLRRHHHNNLPPSQVGLGRRSRTESVTATSPAGPGKHSHSFRVRASSDGEGTMTRPASVDGSPCAARTQSHRHRGASRLHPPLNHSRSIPMPSSCCSPSAISPVSLSSSSTSGHGSTSDCLYPCRSSASISGSPIDGGFISSDEYGSSPCDFRSSFRSVTPDSLGHTPPAREEELNNYICMAKPATLLRGHCGCSPHPHGTPSHLDEPELEKYFRKRTHSSSTSPLTVCHQKTPSQSSTVSLEEYTVMQPAYSSCSRASSYRHSAFMPTHSFPEEGIDIPLEGNRVSQKDDGYMPMTPGVAPATGKSADYMPMSPKSVSVPQQINSHQHPKMDSNGYMMMSPSGSCSPDTTNYGQIWTNGVNPKLSVESTEEKLLSHGDYMNMSPASYSMTSTPPDCYINLVEDPPKSIYAYFSLPRSFEHSHKKLDQNPLHLSLSSGHLAFRDSLASSTSSDSLMGQGYSSQPVVKSKRADVDSRLARPTRLSLEGNKASTLPRTHECPFPTDPKSPGEYVNIEFNDKAFSAGLATHFSPVFPGSGPEKPAEISSDYMNMHLGAQGRGIPNWEAKSLASCTDCYAIVAPVAPSSSVIPCENLCRRDYSCTQTDYSDTHMILNAPMSTIDVTPFSVSPPSQDLSVLGAGPSAVPLGLMGPLSGLSAFTRVNSSFIWNQGAKLIRADQQGRRRHSSETFSSTGVPVSAAAPSVEEVKRHSSASFENVWLKPGESPLSVNGRRESPSGPSSNGQNQNRLNYIDQDQNLPEWSSLPARAMDTQGGSAPEDLRAYASISFQKAGESRMNPAHREE; encoded by the coding sequence ATGGCTAGCCCAACTACAGAGGAGCAGGGTTGTTTTTCAGATGTAAGAAAGGTGGGTTATTTAAGGAAACCTAAAAGCATGCACAAGAGGTTTTTTGTCCTGCGGGCTGCTAGTACTGCAGGACCCTCCAGGTTGGAGTACTAcgaaaatgaaaaaaaatggaGACACAAGTCCGGGCTGCCTAAAAGGTCAATCCTGCTGGAGAGCTGCTTCAACATAAATAAAAGGACAGATTCCAAAAACAAATACCTGGTGGCTCTTTACACCAAGGATGAGTATTTCTCTATTGCAGCGGACAGCGAGCAGGAACAAGACAGGTGGCACCAAGCGCTAGTGGACCTACACAACAaaggtaaagttcatgatgctgcTGTTGGTGGCAGTGGAATGGCAGAGGAGAATTATGGAGAAGAAACCATGCCAGGACCTGCCTTTAAAGAAGTCTGGCAAGTTATTTTGAAACCAAAGGGCTTGGGACACACCAAAAATTTTATTGGGATTTACAGATTGTGCCTAACAAATAAAACCATCAGCTTTGTGAAATTGAATTCGGACGCAGCGGCGGTCGTGCTGCAATTAATGAATATACGGAGATGCGGTCATTCAGAGAATTTCTTTTTCATTGAAGTGGGAAGATCCGCAGTCACAGGACCGGGGGAATTTTGGATGCAAGTGGACGACTCTGTTGTTGCTCAAAATATGCATGAAACCATCCTGGAGGCGATGAAAGCGATGAGTGAGGAATTTCGTCCCCGGAGCAAAAGCCATTCCTCGTCAAACTGCTCCAACCCAATCTCTGTGCCTTTGAGAAGGCATCACCACAACAACCTGCCACCTAGCCAAGTGGGACTGGGAAGGAGGTCCCGGACTGAGAGTGTGACGGCCACCTCTCCTGCTGGCCCGGGAAAGCACAGTCATTCATTCAGAGTGAGGGCCTCTAGTGATGGGGAAGGAACCATGACCAGACCTGCCTCAGTGGATGGGAGCCCCTGTGCTGCCAGGACACAATCTCACAGACACAGAGGGGCCTCCCgcctccaccctcccctcaacCACAGCAGGTCTATCCCCATGCCCTCTTCGTGCTGCTCCCCCTCAGCAATCAGCCCAGTTAGCCTGTCCTCCAGCAGTACGAGTGGGCACGGCTCCACTTCAGACTGTCTCTACCCCTGCCGCTCCAGTGCCTCCATATCTGGCTCTCCTATTGACGGGGGATTCATTTCCTCTGATGAGTATGGATCCAGCCCCTGTGACTTCAGGAGCTCCTTCCGCAGTGTCACACCTGACTCCTTGGGTCACACACCGCCCGCCAGGGAGGAAGAACTCAACAACTACATCTGCATGGCAAAGCCTGCAACTCTTCTGAGGGGCCACTGTGGCTGCAGCCCCCACCCCCATGGTACGCCATCCCACCTGGACGAGCCTGAGCTGGAGAAGTACTTCAGGAAACGGACACACTCCTCGAGCACATCTCCCCTGACAGTGTGCCACCAGAAGACCCCCTCTCAGTCCTCCACAGTATCGCTGGAGGAGTACACAGTAATGCAGCCTGCATACTCGTCATGCAGCCGAGCATCCAGCTACAGGCACTCTGCCTTCATGCCCACACACTCATTCCCAGAGGAGGGCATAGACATCCCCTTAGAGGGCAACAGGGTGAGCCAAAAAGATGATGGCTACATGCCCATGACCCCAGGTGTGGCACCTGCCACAGGTAAAAGTGCCGACTACATGCCCATGAGCCCCAAAAGTGTGTCGGTGCCACAGCAGATTAACTCCCACCAGCACCCCAAAATGGACTCCAATGGGTACATGATGATGTCACCCAGCGGGAGCTGCTCACCAGACACCACAAACTACGGTCAAATCTGGACCAATGGGGTCAACCCTAAGCTGTCTGTCGAGAGCACAGAGGAGAAATTGTTGTCGCATGGGGATTACATGAACATGTCACCGGCGAGCTACTCCATGACTAGCACACCGCCAGACTGCTACATCAACCTGGTAGAGGATCCACCCAAGTCCATATACGCCTACTTTTCCTTGCCTCGCTCTTTTGAACACAGCCACAAGAAGCTGGACCAGAACCCCCTGCACCTTTCGCTCAGCTCTGGACACCTGGCCTTCAGGGACTCTTTAGCCTCCTCCACGAGCAGCGACAGTCTGATGGGACAGGGCTACAGTAGTCAGCCCGTGGTCAAGTCCAAGAGAGCTGATGTGGACAGCAGGCTGGCCAGGCCCACGCGCCTCTCTCTGGAGGGCAACAAAGCCAGCACCCTGCCTCGTACCCATGAGTGCCCCTTCCCTACAGATCCCAAAAGCCCCGGGGAGTATGTCAACATAGAGTTCAACGACAAGGCCTTCTCAgctggcttggccactcacttCTCCCCTGTGTTCCCAGGGAGTGgcccagagaagccagcagagATTTCCTCAGACTACATGAACATGCACCTGGGTGCTCAGGGCAGGGGCATTCCCAACTGGGAAGCCAAATCCCTAGCCTCCTGCACAGATTGCTATGCTATAGTGGCACCTGTGGCTCCCTCCTCCTCTGTAATCCCCTGTGAGAACCTCTGTAGACGGGACTACAGCTGCACACAGACGGactactctgacacacacatgaTTCTGAACGCTCCGATGTCGACCATTGATGTCACCCCCTTCTCTGTGTCCCCTCCAAGCCAGGACCTGTCTGTGCTTGGTGCGGGTCCCAGTGCCGTGCCCTTAGGACTAATGGGCCCTCTCTCTGGGCTGAGTGCTTTCACCAGGGTTAACTCCAGTTTTATCTGGAACCAGGGAGCTAAATTGATCCGTGCCGACCAGCAGGGCCGGCGCCGGCACAGCTCGGAGACCTTCTCCTCCACAGGAGTCCCGGTCAGCGCTGCTGCGCCCTCCGTGGAGGAAGTGAAACGTCACAGCTCCGCCTCTTTCGAGAATGTGTGGCTGAAGCCGGGAGAATCCCCATTATCTGTCAACGGGAGGAGAGAAAGCCCATCTGGGCCCAGCTCTAACGGACAGAACCAGAACAGGCTGAACTACATCGACCAGGACCAGAACCTCCCAGAGTGGAGTTCCCTCCCGGCCAGAGCCATGGACACGCAAGGTGGGAGTGCCCCAGAGGACCTGCGCGCCTATGCCAGCATTAGTTTTCAGAAAGCAGGCGAGTCGAGGATGAACCCCGCTCACAGAGAAG
- the irs1 gene encoding insulin receptor substrate 1-B isoform X1, with translation MASPTTEEQGCFSDVRKVGYLRKPKSMHKRFFVLRAASTAGPSRLEYYENEKKWRHKSGLPKRSILLESCFNINKRTDSKNKYLVALYTKDEYFSIAADSEQEQDRWHQALVDLHNKGKVHDAAVGGSGMAEENYGEETMPGPAFKEVWQVILKPKGLGHTKNFIGIYRLCLTNKTISFVKLNSDAAAVVLQLMNIRRCGHSENFFFIEVGRSAVTGPGEFWMQVDDSVVAQNMHETILEAMKAMSEEFRPRSKSHSSSNCSNPISVPLRRHHHNNLPPSQVGLGRRSRTESVTATSPAGPGKHSHSFRVRASSDGEGTMTRPASVDGSPCAARTQSHRHRGASRLHPPLNHSRSIPMPSSCCSPSAISPVSLSSSSTSGHGSTSDCLYPCRSSASISGSPIDGGFISSDEYGSSPCDFRSSFRSVTPDSLGHTPPAREEELNNYICMAKPATLLRGHCGCSPHPHGTPSHLDEPELEKYFRKRTHSSSTSPLTVCHQKTPSQSSTVSLEEYTVMQPAYSSCSRASSYRHSAFMPTHSFPEEGIDIPLEGNRVSQKDDGYMPMTPGVAPATGKSADYMPMSPKSVSVPQQINSHQHPKMDSNGYMMMSPSGSCSPDTTNYGQIWTNGVNPKLSVESTEEKLLSHGDYMNMSPASYSMTSTPPDCYINLVEDPPKSIYAYFSLPRSFEHSHKKLDQNPLHLSLSSGHLAFRDSLASSTSSDSLMGQGYSSQPVVKSKRADVDSRLARPTRLSLEGNKASTLPRTHECPFPTDPKSPGEYVNIEFNDKAFSAGLATHFSPVFPGSGPEKPAEISSDYMNMHLGAQGRGIPNWEAKSLASCTDCYAIVAPVAPSSSVIPCENLCRRDYSCTQTDYSDTHMILNAPMSTIDVTPFSVSPPSQDLSVLGAGPSAVPLGLMGPLSGLSAFTRVNSSFIWNQGAKLIRADQQGRRRHSSETFSSTGVPVSAAAPSVEEVKRHSSASFENVWLKPGESPLSVNGRRESPSGPSSNGQNQNRLNYIDQDQNLPEWSSLPARAMDTQGGSAPEDLRAYASISFQKAGESRMNPAHREDPDSPGKLREGERLSGCTLFLNEDGCSPVNLDFLVIEQTS, from the coding sequence ATGGCTAGCCCAACTACAGAGGAGCAGGGTTGTTTTTCAGATGTAAGAAAGGTGGGTTATTTAAGGAAACCTAAAAGCATGCACAAGAGGTTTTTTGTCCTGCGGGCTGCTAGTACTGCAGGACCCTCCAGGTTGGAGTACTAcgaaaatgaaaaaaaatggaGACACAAGTCCGGGCTGCCTAAAAGGTCAATCCTGCTGGAGAGCTGCTTCAACATAAATAAAAGGACAGATTCCAAAAACAAATACCTGGTGGCTCTTTACACCAAGGATGAGTATTTCTCTATTGCAGCGGACAGCGAGCAGGAACAAGACAGGTGGCACCAAGCGCTAGTGGACCTACACAACAaaggtaaagttcatgatgctgcTGTTGGTGGCAGTGGAATGGCAGAGGAGAATTATGGAGAAGAAACCATGCCAGGACCTGCCTTTAAAGAAGTCTGGCAAGTTATTTTGAAACCAAAGGGCTTGGGACACACCAAAAATTTTATTGGGATTTACAGATTGTGCCTAACAAATAAAACCATCAGCTTTGTGAAATTGAATTCGGACGCAGCGGCGGTCGTGCTGCAATTAATGAATATACGGAGATGCGGTCATTCAGAGAATTTCTTTTTCATTGAAGTGGGAAGATCCGCAGTCACAGGACCGGGGGAATTTTGGATGCAAGTGGACGACTCTGTTGTTGCTCAAAATATGCATGAAACCATCCTGGAGGCGATGAAAGCGATGAGTGAGGAATTTCGTCCCCGGAGCAAAAGCCATTCCTCGTCAAACTGCTCCAACCCAATCTCTGTGCCTTTGAGAAGGCATCACCACAACAACCTGCCACCTAGCCAAGTGGGACTGGGAAGGAGGTCCCGGACTGAGAGTGTGACGGCCACCTCTCCTGCTGGCCCGGGAAAGCACAGTCATTCATTCAGAGTGAGGGCCTCTAGTGATGGGGAAGGAACCATGACCAGACCTGCCTCAGTGGATGGGAGCCCCTGTGCTGCCAGGACACAATCTCACAGACACAGAGGGGCCTCCCgcctccaccctcccctcaacCACAGCAGGTCTATCCCCATGCCCTCTTCGTGCTGCTCCCCCTCAGCAATCAGCCCAGTTAGCCTGTCCTCCAGCAGTACGAGTGGGCACGGCTCCACTTCAGACTGTCTCTACCCCTGCCGCTCCAGTGCCTCCATATCTGGCTCTCCTATTGACGGGGGATTCATTTCCTCTGATGAGTATGGATCCAGCCCCTGTGACTTCAGGAGCTCCTTCCGCAGTGTCACACCTGACTCCTTGGGTCACACACCGCCCGCCAGGGAGGAAGAACTCAACAACTACATCTGCATGGCAAAGCCTGCAACTCTTCTGAGGGGCCACTGTGGCTGCAGCCCCCACCCCCATGGTACGCCATCCCACCTGGACGAGCCTGAGCTGGAGAAGTACTTCAGGAAACGGACACACTCCTCGAGCACATCTCCCCTGACAGTGTGCCACCAGAAGACCCCCTCTCAGTCCTCCACAGTATCGCTGGAGGAGTACACAGTAATGCAGCCTGCATACTCGTCATGCAGCCGAGCATCCAGCTACAGGCACTCTGCCTTCATGCCCACACACTCATTCCCAGAGGAGGGCATAGACATCCCCTTAGAGGGCAACAGGGTGAGCCAAAAAGATGATGGCTACATGCCCATGACCCCAGGTGTGGCACCTGCCACAGGTAAAAGTGCCGACTACATGCCCATGAGCCCCAAAAGTGTGTCGGTGCCACAGCAGATTAACTCCCACCAGCACCCCAAAATGGACTCCAATGGGTACATGATGATGTCACCCAGCGGGAGCTGCTCACCAGACACCACAAACTACGGTCAAATCTGGACCAATGGGGTCAACCCTAAGCTGTCTGTCGAGAGCACAGAGGAGAAATTGTTGTCGCATGGGGATTACATGAACATGTCACCGGCGAGCTACTCCATGACTAGCACACCGCCAGACTGCTACATCAACCTGGTAGAGGATCCACCCAAGTCCATATACGCCTACTTTTCCTTGCCTCGCTCTTTTGAACACAGCCACAAGAAGCTGGACCAGAACCCCCTGCACCTTTCGCTCAGCTCTGGACACCTGGCCTTCAGGGACTCTTTAGCCTCCTCCACGAGCAGCGACAGTCTGATGGGACAGGGCTACAGTAGTCAGCCCGTGGTCAAGTCCAAGAGAGCTGATGTGGACAGCAGGCTGGCCAGGCCCACGCGCCTCTCTCTGGAGGGCAACAAAGCCAGCACCCTGCCTCGTACCCATGAGTGCCCCTTCCCTACAGATCCCAAAAGCCCCGGGGAGTATGTCAACATAGAGTTCAACGACAAGGCCTTCTCAgctggcttggccactcacttCTCCCCTGTGTTCCCAGGGAGTGgcccagagaagccagcagagATTTCCTCAGACTACATGAACATGCACCTGGGTGCTCAGGGCAGGGGCATTCCCAACTGGGAAGCCAAATCCCTAGCCTCCTGCACAGATTGCTATGCTATAGTGGCACCTGTGGCTCCCTCCTCCTCTGTAATCCCCTGTGAGAACCTCTGTAGACGGGACTACAGCTGCACACAGACGGactactctgacacacacatgaTTCTGAACGCTCCGATGTCGACCATTGATGTCACCCCCTTCTCTGTGTCCCCTCCAAGCCAGGACCTGTCTGTGCTTGGTGCGGGTCCCAGTGCCGTGCCCTTAGGACTAATGGGCCCTCTCTCTGGGCTGAGTGCTTTCACCAGGGTTAACTCCAGTTTTATCTGGAACCAGGGAGCTAAATTGATCCGTGCCGACCAGCAGGGCCGGCGCCGGCACAGCTCGGAGACCTTCTCCTCCACAGGAGTCCCGGTCAGCGCTGCTGCGCCCTCCGTGGAGGAAGTGAAACGTCACAGCTCCGCCTCTTTCGAGAATGTGTGGCTGAAGCCGGGAGAATCCCCATTATCTGTCAACGGGAGGAGAGAAAGCCCATCTGGGCCCAGCTCTAACGGACAGAACCAGAACAGGCTGAACTACATCGACCAGGACCAGAACCTCCCAGAGTGGAGTTCCCTCCCGGCCAGAGCCATGGACACGCAAGGTGGGAGTGCCCCAGAGGACCTGCGCGCCTATGCCAGCATTAGTTTTCAGAAAGCAGGCGAGTCGAGGATGAACCCCGCTCACAGAGAAG